One Phaseolus vulgaris cultivar G19833 chromosome 11, P. vulgaris v2.0, whole genome shotgun sequence genomic window carries:
- the LOC137806467 gene encoding F-box protein SKIP16 isoform X1 — MGLESVGDLAINMILKKLEGEDVARVACASKRFRFSASDDTLWTNLCFHELALTQPIDHLGNPFPSFKECYQAWRGAFDMYPWPLVKRVKKCWDRIKTWLTNNFPEAEATLCKGATEADIQTLENLLKVELPLPTRILYRFHNGQEIVKANPETSTFGSSLGLIGGYSFYNHLVNVYLLPIRQIIQETEQIRRHLSFLRRSKFVLVAASSTFRRKLFFLNCSNGQLYVGTNKLHSEKDIIPCVPQDLISLHRELNIEEQQDAMLLWLEEHGRRLEHGFIKLCDKENGRSINLFPEEPPFCSTAVTNGVKVRASALIIPEFIDPQDENEKYLFAYSIRLSLEPQGCLINGMSFNSCQLHWRHWIIRANDDVVSDFNGEAVIGQYPLLHPGAEEFVYQSCTPLPLPSGSIEGSFTFVPGSLAYPKGDPFLATVAQFPLQLPDYIF, encoded by the exons ATGGGGTTGGAATCTGTTGGAGATTTAGCCATTAACATGATTCTTAAGAAGTTAGAAGGCGAAGATGTTGCCAGAGTCGCTTGTGCCAGCAAAAGGTTTAGGTTTTCAGCTTCAGATGACACTCTTTGGACCAATCTCTGCTTCCATGAACTCGCTTTGACCCAACCCATCGATCATCTTGGAAACCCCTTCCCTTCCTTCAAG GAATGCTATCAAGCATGGAGAGGAGCTTTTGATATGTATCCATGGCCTCTTGTTAAGCGTGTGAAAAAGTGCTGGGATAGAATAAAGACCTGGTTGACCAATAACTTTCCTGAAGCTGAGGCCACTCTTTGTAAAGGGGCAACTGAAGCTGACATTCAGACGTTGGAGAATTTGTTAAAGGTGGAATTGCCACTTCCTACAAGGATCCTTTATCGCTTTCATAATGGGCAAGAAATCGTAAAAGCAAATCCAGAAACTAGTACATTTGGAAGTTCTTTGGGTCTAATTGGGGGTTACTCCTTCTATAATCATTTGGTGAATGTTTATCTATTGCCTATACGTCAGATAATCCAAGAAACTGAGCAAATTAGGCGTCACTTGAGCTTTTTAAGAAGATCCAAGTTTGTTCTTGTGGCTGCTTCATCCACTTTCCGTAGAAAGTTGTTTTTCCTCAACTGTTCCAATGGTCAACTATATGTTGGAACCAATAAACTTCATTCTGAAAAAGACATAATCCCTTGTGTACCTCAAGATCTGATAAGTTTACATCGGGAATTAAATATTGAAGAGCAACAAGATGCCATGCTACTGTGGTTAGAAGAACATGGTCGTCGTTTAGAACATGGCTTCATCAAACTCTGTGACAAAGAAAATGGAAGAAGCATTAATCTTTTCCCAGAAGAACCCCCTTTTTGTTCAACGGCTGTTACTAATGGTGTGAAG gTCCGTGCATCTGCATTGATTATCCCTGAGTTTATTGATCCTCAAGATGAGAATGAAAAGTACTTATTTGCTTATTCAATCCGCTTGTCCCTTGAACCGCAAGGATGCTTGATTAATGGAATGTCCTTCAACTCTTGTCAGCTCCATTGGAGGCACTGGATCATTCGTGCTAATGATGATGTTGTATCGGATTTCAATGGAGAAGCTGTTATAGGACAG TATCCACTTCTGCATCCTGGTGCAGAAGAATTTGTTTATCAGAGTTGCACACCTCTACCACTGCCATCAGGTTCCATTGAAGGTTCTTTTACTTTTGTACCTGGCAG CTTGGCATACCCAAAAGGAGACCCTTTTCTAGCTACAGTGGCACAATTCCCTCTCCAGCTGCCAGACTatattttctga
- the LOC137806467 gene encoding F-box protein SKIP16 isoform X2 gives MYPWPLVKRVKKCWDRIKTWLTNNFPEAEATLCKGATEADIQTLENLLKVELPLPTRILYRFHNGQEIVKANPETSTFGSSLGLIGGYSFYNHLVNVYLLPIRQIIQETEQIRRHLSFLRRSKFVLVAASSTFRRKLFFLNCSNGQLYVGTNKLHSEKDIIPCVPQDLISLHRELNIEEQQDAMLLWLEEHGRRLEHGFIKLCDKENGRSINLFPEEPPFCSTAVTNGVKVRASALIIPEFIDPQDENEKYLFAYSIRLSLEPQGCLINGMSFNSCQLHWRHWIIRANDDVVSDFNGEAVIGQYPLLHPGAEEFVYQSCTPLPLPSGSIEGSFTFVPGSLAYPKGDPFLATVAQFPLQLPDYIF, from the exons ATGTATCCATGGCCTCTTGTTAAGCGTGTGAAAAAGTGCTGGGATAGAATAAAGACCTGGTTGACCAATAACTTTCCTGAAGCTGAGGCCACTCTTTGTAAAGGGGCAACTGAAGCTGACATTCAGACGTTGGAGAATTTGTTAAAGGTGGAATTGCCACTTCCTACAAGGATCCTTTATCGCTTTCATAATGGGCAAGAAATCGTAAAAGCAAATCCAGAAACTAGTACATTTGGAAGTTCTTTGGGTCTAATTGGGGGTTACTCCTTCTATAATCATTTGGTGAATGTTTATCTATTGCCTATACGTCAGATAATCCAAGAAACTGAGCAAATTAGGCGTCACTTGAGCTTTTTAAGAAGATCCAAGTTTGTTCTTGTGGCTGCTTCATCCACTTTCCGTAGAAAGTTGTTTTTCCTCAACTGTTCCAATGGTCAACTATATGTTGGAACCAATAAACTTCATTCTGAAAAAGACATAATCCCTTGTGTACCTCAAGATCTGATAAGTTTACATCGGGAATTAAATATTGAAGAGCAACAAGATGCCATGCTACTGTGGTTAGAAGAACATGGTCGTCGTTTAGAACATGGCTTCATCAAACTCTGTGACAAAGAAAATGGAAGAAGCATTAATCTTTTCCCAGAAGAACCCCCTTTTTGTTCAACGGCTGTTACTAATGGTGTGAAG gTCCGTGCATCTGCATTGATTATCCCTGAGTTTATTGATCCTCAAGATGAGAATGAAAAGTACTTATTTGCTTATTCAATCCGCTTGTCCCTTGAACCGCAAGGATGCTTGATTAATGGAATGTCCTTCAACTCTTGTCAGCTCCATTGGAGGCACTGGATCATTCGTGCTAATGATGATGTTGTATCGGATTTCAATGGAGAAGCTGTTATAGGACAG TATCCACTTCTGCATCCTGGTGCAGAAGAATTTGTTTATCAGAGTTGCACACCTCTACCACTGCCATCAGGTTCCATTGAAGGTTCTTTTACTTTTGTACCTGGCAG CTTGGCATACCCAAAAGGAGACCCTTTTCTAGCTACAGTGGCACAATTCCCTCTCCAGCTGCCAGACTatattttctga
- the LOC137806592 gene encoding probable transcription factor PosF21, which yields MDRDRDNKSPPLPPSSSSSQPFSHDIVGMPDNPPKNRGHRRAHSEIITLPDDLTFDTDLALDDDFLALVDHLNSPPLPEDNNKNIGNNNNYSSSNNDYGVATERPRVRHQHSHSMDLSIQPDMLISGADDVAGLDAKKAMSADKLAELALIDPKRAKRIWANRQSAARSKERKMRYISELERKVQTLQTEATSLSAQLTLLQRDTNGLNAENGELKLRLQTMEQQVHLQDALNDALKEEIQHLKLMTGQAIPNGGSTNFASFGGGQQFYPNNHAMYTLLAAQKFQQLQIQSQKQQQHQLQQQQQQFQQHQLQHQLQQQQQKQTTATSTVTSTNGALE from the exons ATGGATAGAGACAGAGACAACAAATCCCCTCCTCTGCCGCCTTCATCTTCCTCGTCCCAACCTTTCAGCCACGACATCGTCGGAATGCCCGATAATCCGCCCAAAAACAGGGGCCACAGACGCGCCCATTCCGAGATTATCACCCTTCCCGATGACCTCACCTTCGACACTGATCTCGCCCTCGATGATGACTTCCTCGCCCTCGTAGATCATCTCAATTCCCCTCCGTTGCCTGAAGATAACAACAAGAACATCGGCAACAACAATAATTACAGCAGCAGCAATAACGATTACGGCGTTGCTACTGAAAGGCCGAGGGTTAGACACCAACATAGCCATTCCATGGATTTGTCCATCCAGCCGGATATGCTGATCTCCGGCGCCGATGACGTTGCTGGCTTGGATGCCAAAAAGGCTATGTCGGCTGACAAGCTTGCTGAGCTTGCCTTAATTGATCCCAAGCGGGCTAAAAG GATATGGGCAAACCGACAGTCTGCTGCAAGATCAAAAGAAAGGAAGATGCGTTACATTTCCGAGCTTGAAAGGAAAGTGCAGACATTGCAAACAGAAGCAACATCCTTGTCTGCACAATTAACTCTTTTGCAG AGAGATACAAACGGACTGAATGCTGAGAACGGTGAGTTGAAGTTGCGGTTGCAAACCATGGAGCAACAGGTTCACTTGCAAGATG CATTAAATGATGcattaaaagaagaaattcaGCATTTGAAATTAATGACTGGACAAGCCATTCCAAATGGAGGATCTACAAACTTTGCTTCGTTTGGTGGGGGGCAACAATTCTATCCCAACAATCACGCCATGTACACTCTTTTAGCTGCACAAAAGTTTCAACAGCTTCAAATTCAATCCCAGAAGCAGCAGCAGCATCAACTTCAGCAGCAACAACAACAGTTTCAGCAACATCAACTTCAGCATCAACTACAACAGCAACAGCAGAAACAAACAACAGCAACAAGTACTGTAACATCAACAAATGGGGCACTTGAATAG
- the LOC137827260 gene encoding RHOMBOID-like protein 13 — protein MGKPLFYEILEKPATSCMIGICSMIWFYIQKKNIGYSHVGLSYETAVEGHYWRIITSAFSHISVIHLVFNMSALWSLGVIEQLGHLGLGVEYYLQYTLVLVIVSGVLVLAMYHMLIQRFKLEYFRRVTAVGYSCVVFGWMTILSVKQPSSKLDLFGFLSLPISFAPFESLIFTSIIVPQASFIGHLSGIVVGYAIAWGLIHGMSNYWALSLLGWILLVFVFSLKRSGALDLSFLEIESVTDPSLPSVRFLASSTGRTLQMSALPNGNVEIV, from the coding sequence ATGGGGAAGCCTTTGTTTTATGAGATCTTGGAAAAACCTGCCACAAGTTGTATGATAGGAATATGCAGCATGATTTGGTTCTATATACAGAAGAAAAATATTGGGTATTCACATGTGGGTTTGAGTTATGAGACTGCAGTGGAAGGGCATTATTGGAGGATAATTACTTCTGCTTTTTCTCATATTAGTGTTATTCATCTTGTTTTTAACATGAGTGCATTGTGGAGTCTTGGGGTGATAGAGCAGCTTGGGCACTTGGGCCTTGGTGTTGAGTACTACTTGCAGTACACACTTGTGTTGGTGATTGTATCAGGAGTGCTGGTTCTTGCAATGTATCATATGTTGATTCAGAGATTCAAGCTTGAGTATTTTCGTCGAGTGACAGCTGTTGGCTATTCCTGCGTTGTTTTTGGGTGGATGACAATTCTTTCTGTGAAGCAACCATCTTCCAAGTTGGATCTCTTTGGGTTTCTGTCTCTCCCTATCAGTTTTGCGCCGTTTGAATCGCTTATTTTCACTTCGATCATCGTTCCTCAGGCAAGTTTCATTGGCCATTTGTCAGGGATTGTTGTTGGATATGCTATAGCATGGGgtttaattcatgggatgagcaATTACTGGGCACTCTCCTTATTGGGATGGATTCTGCTTGTCTTTGTTTTTAGTTTGAAGAGATCTGGAGCGCTTGATCTAAGCTTTCTTGAGATTGAATCTGTTACCGATCCTTCCTTACCTTCTGTGCGGTTTTTGGCATCAAGCACTGGCAGAACACTGCAGATGAGTGCTTTGCCAAATGGGAATGTTGAAATTGTCTAA
- the LOC137806803 gene encoding B-box zinc finger protein 24-like produces MKIQCDVCEKAPATVICCADEAVLCAKCDVEVHAANKLASKHQRLLLQCLSNKLPRCDICQDKAAFIFCVEDRALFCKDCDEPIHVAGSLSANHQRFLATGIRVALGSTCTKGNEKGHHVEPSNPNAQEVPVKVPSQQVPSCTSSWAVDDLLELTDFESPDKAQKQSLEFGELEWLADVGLFGEQFPEEPLAAAEVPQLPVTHTSNVTSQKASKSFMSYKKPRIEALDEDDEEHFTVPDLG; encoded by the exons ATGAAAATTCAGTGTGATGTGTGTGAGAAAGCCCCGGCAACAGTGATTTGTTGCGCAGATGAGGCAGTGTTGTGTGCCAAATGTGACGTTGAAGTGCATGCTGCAAACAAGCTTGCAAGCAAGCATCAGAGGCTTCTCCTTCAATGTTTATCAAACAAGCTTCCCAGATGTGACATATGTCAG GACAAGGCAGCTTTCATATTTTGTGTTGAGGATAGAGCACTCTTCTGTAAAGACTGTGACGAGCCAATTCATGTAGCTGGTAGCCTTTCTGCAAACCACCAGCGCTTTCTTGCTACTGGTATTCGGGTGGCTTTGGGTTCTACTTGCACCAAAGGCAATGAAAAAGGTCATCATGTGGAACCATCTAATCCAAATGCACAAGAAGTTCCTGTGAAAGTTCCTTCTCAGCAAGTGCCTAGCTGCACATCCTCTTGGGCAGTTGATGACTTGTTGGAATTAACAGACTTTGAGTCACCAGACAAA GCTCAGAAGCAGTCCCTGGAGTTTGGAGAGCTTGAATGGCTAGCAGATGTAGGTCTTTTTGGTGAACAGTTCCCTGAGGAACCTTTAGCCGCTGCTGAAGTTCCCCAGCTTCCAGTGACACATACTAGCAATGTTACCTCACAGAAAGCTTCTAAATCCTTCATGTCTTACAAAAAGCCTAGGATTGAAGCCCTGGATGAAGATGATGAGGAACACTTCACTGTTCCTGATCTAGGCTAG